From Strigops habroptila isolate Jane chromosome 1, bStrHab1.2.pri, whole genome shotgun sequence, a single genomic window includes:
- the AGR3 gene encoding anterior gradient protein 3, giving the protein MLHSTLALSLLLIAVSSNLAMAIKKEKRAPQTLSRGWGDEITWVQTYEEGLYQAKKSNKPLMVIHHLEDCQYCQALKKSFAENEEIQEMAQNNFVMLNLMHETTDKNLSPDGQYVPRIMFIDPSLTVRADITGRYSNRLYTYEPQDIPILIENMKKALRLIQTEL; this is encoded by the exons ATGCTCCATTCGACACTGGCCTTGTCCCTACTGCTAATTGCAGTCTCTTCTAACCTTGCAATGGcaatcaaaaaggaaaaacgAGCACCTCAGACACTGTCAAGAG GATGGGGAGATGAAATTACCTGGGTACAAACTTATGAAGAAGGGCTTTATCAAGcaaaaaaaag taACAAGCCTCTGATGGTAATTCATCATTTGGAAGACTGTCAATACTGCCAAg CACTGAAGAAAtcttttgcagaaaatgaagagataCAGGAAATGGCCCAAAATAACTTCGTTATGCTGAATCTCATG CACGAAACCACAGATAAAAACCTGTCACCTGATGGACAATACGTGCCTCGAATCATGTTCATAG ACCCATCTCTCACAGTAAGAGCTGATATCACAGGAAGATACTCCAACCGACTTTATACTTACGAACCACAGGACATACCAATCT taataGAGAACATGAAGAAAGCACTACGCCTCATTCAGACAGAACTGTAG